In Deinococcus psychrotolerans, a genomic segment contains:
- a CDS encoding acyl-CoA dehydrogenase family protein: protein MTKAAEPVQVGTVQGGDLTQLLSQLDMSKLGALASKIDLAGLLNAAAKMDDKQLGQLSKALGVGGKAQEHKKRELPVPDGDFFGLLDTVTDEQRGVALQVREFMHAEVAPIMNEYWNRDEFPRQMIDAMRPLDLLRKVWNEDGTRKADATVMEGLITLEACKVDVSTAVFFGVHAGLAFASVALGGSAEQKAEWLPKMLDLKAIGAFGLTEPEGGSQVSQGMRTTCRRDGDAWVLSGQKKWIGNSTFSDFTVIWARDEESNEVRGFIVRAGTPGYNVDKIQGKTALRIVENGLITLTDCRVPDSDRLQEVKGWRTTADVLRLTRAGVAWQGVGCAMGAYELAVKYSQDRRQFGKRIGEFQLIQNHLVHMLGNVTSMFTMCLRLSYMADHDLMHDEHAALAKVFTAARCRETVAAAREVFGGNGILLENGVAKHFADAEAIYSYEGTNEINTLVVGRAVTGLSAFV from the coding sequence ATGACCAAAGCAGCAGAGCCAGTTCAGGTTGGCACCGTTCAGGGCGGCGATTTGACGCAACTTCTTTCCCAGCTCGATATGAGCAAGCTCGGCGCACTCGCCAGCAAGATTGATCTGGCGGGGCTGCTCAACGCGGCGGCCAAGATGGACGACAAGCAGCTTGGCCAGCTCAGCAAAGCTCTGGGCGTGGGAGGCAAGGCGCAGGAGCACAAGAAGCGCGAATTGCCCGTGCCTGACGGCGATTTCTTCGGCCTGCTGGACACCGTGACCGACGAACAACGCGGCGTGGCCCTGCAAGTGCGCGAGTTTATGCACGCTGAAGTGGCCCCAATCATGAACGAATACTGGAACCGCGACGAATTTCCGCGCCAGATGATCGACGCGATGCGCCCGCTGGACTTGCTGAGAAAGGTCTGGAACGAAGACGGTACCCGCAAGGCCGACGCCACCGTCATGGAAGGGCTGATTACTTTGGAGGCCTGCAAAGTAGACGTGTCCACCGCCGTCTTTTTTGGCGTTCACGCTGGGCTGGCATTTGCCTCAGTGGCGCTGGGCGGCAGCGCCGAGCAAAAAGCCGAGTGGCTTCCCAAGATGCTGGACTTGAAGGCCATCGGCGCGTTTGGCCTGACCGAACCTGAAGGCGGCTCGCAGGTGAGTCAGGGCATGCGCACCACCTGCCGCCGCGACGGCGATGCGTGGGTGCTGAGCGGCCAGAAAAAGTGGATCGGCAACTCCACCTTTTCCGACTTCACGGTGATCTGGGCACGCGACGAGGAGAGCAATGAAGTGCGCGGCTTTATCGTGCGGGCCGGAACGCCGGGGTACAACGTAGATAAAATTCAGGGCAAAACGGCGCTGAGAATCGTGGAAAACGGTTTGATCACGCTCACCGATTGCCGCGTGCCCGACTCCGATCGCCTGCAAGAAGTCAAAGGTTGGCGCACCACCGCCGACGTGCTGCGCCTGACCCGTGCGGGCGTGGCGTGGCAGGGCGTGGGCTGCGCGATGGGCGCGTACGAATTGGCCGTCAAGTACAGCCAAGACCGCCGGCAATTTGGCAAGCGCATCGGCGAATTTCAACTGATTCAAAACCACTTGGTGCACATGCTCGGCAACGTCACCAGCATGTTTACCATGTGTCTGCGCCTTTCGTACATGGCCGATCACGATTTGATGCATGACGAACACGCCGCTCTCGCCAAAGTCTTTACCGCTGCCCGGTGCCGCGAAACGGTAGCGGCAGCCCGCGAAGTCTTTGGCGGCAACGGTATTTTGTTGGAAAATGGCGTGGCCAAGCACTTTGCCGACGCTGAAGCCATTTACAGTTACGAGGGCACCAATGAAATCAATACCTTGGTGGTCGGACGGGCCGTGACGGGACTGAGCGCGTTCGTCTAA
- a CDS encoding EAL domain-containing protein: MKPSQPTPQQAAAQRFGSELEQHKRALLLLDRVRETLTGAPDLPSLFHEVTAAIQQVVGYPLVSIALVEDEQIKPQVSLGYDTEGVIYSTDFGIIGRVARSAQAALVQDVSQDADYQVYHPKVISQLCLPLFDGQQVAGLLNIETTDFVLGEEDLRLMQILSQHLSSALRRVRLDVKIRKARQHDQYLYAQITRQASELALLHQVRNALSREVSVDSLIRAVNTAIIAAFGYTQVSIYLLDPAALPEPCLVLQHQIGYDTVLPRIPVSMGVVGRVIRTGKGELIEDVRLEAAFVGAIDNITSEVTVPLRAHGKVVGTLNVESVDGVTLHQRDLELMDEVAAQVGQALERAQLLSAVSLSESRYRLLAESMTDLVCLHAREGQLTYVSPSVTALLGYLPEDILGQFPDEFVHPDDHEKIKNAILQTPSPQFDLLRLRLRHQQGHWIWFETSSAPVQSGDGQWQSTSRDISERHHIEQQLAYEARHDSLTGLANRSLFEGRLQACLEEAQQTGNTNYAVLFLDVDRFKVINDSLGHRIGDDLLRALAERLAANIPPNELLARLGGDEFAILLSQHAPDAERLAGRLTKALRQPLKVGGHDLRLSISIGIAPGRAEYTETGDVLRDADLSMYESKHRQRTRASSAYRVFDRSLHERALRRLQIEAELGAAIEARQLHLFYQPVVQLSSNRILGFEALARWQHSELGAVQPSEFLSVAEETGLIWPLGQWVLEEACQQLSLWQQQQPERSLHLNVNLSPHQFQQSDVIRQVQRAIRKSGCAAHGLNLEITEGAMLHASAAQTITALRELGLGVQVDDFGTGYSSLASLHRFNLTALKIDRSFVENLGSDPASQGIVQAILKLAEALKLDVIAEGIETSEQRRSLLDLDCQVGQGYLFSPAVSAVEATKLWQRCGGAANEGGAAPTQRNSPALPTSLPKPS; this comes from the coding sequence ATGAAGCCGAGCCAACCAACCCCTCAGCAAGCTGCGGCCCAGCGCTTCGGCTCTGAGCTGGAGCAGCACAAGCGGGCGCTGCTGCTGCTGGACAGGGTTCGGGAAACGCTGACGGGAGCGCCGGATTTGCCGAGCTTGTTTCACGAGGTGACCGCCGCCATTCAGCAAGTCGTCGGGTATCCGCTGGTGAGCATCGCGCTGGTTGAAGACGAGCAGATCAAGCCCCAAGTCAGCCTCGGCTACGACACGGAGGGAGTGATCTATTCCACCGATTTCGGCATCATTGGCCGTGTCGCCCGCAGTGCCCAGGCCGCCTTGGTTCAGGACGTCAGTCAAGACGCCGATTATCAGGTCTACCACCCCAAAGTAATCAGTCAACTGTGCTTGCCGCTGTTTGACGGTCAGCAGGTCGCGGGCCTGCTCAACATCGAAACCACCGACTTCGTGCTGGGCGAAGAAGATTTGCGCTTGATGCAAATTCTCAGCCAACACCTGAGCAGCGCTCTGAGGCGGGTGCGGCTGGACGTGAAAATCAGGAAAGCCCGCCAACACGACCAGTACCTGTACGCGCAGATTACCCGGCAAGCCAGCGAGTTGGCGCTGCTGCACCAAGTCCGCAATGCCCTGAGCCGCGAGGTCAGTGTAGACAGCCTTATTCGGGCGGTGAACACGGCCATCATCGCGGCGTTTGGGTATACCCAAGTCAGCATTTATTTACTAGACCCCGCAGCTTTACCCGAACCCTGCTTGGTGCTGCAACACCAAATCGGCTATGACACTGTGCTGCCCCGCATCCCGGTGTCTATGGGCGTGGTCGGCCGAGTCATCCGCACCGGCAAGGGCGAACTGATCGAAGACGTGCGGCTCGAAGCCGCCTTTGTGGGAGCCATCGACAACATCACCAGCGAGGTAACGGTGCCGCTGCGGGCACACGGAAAAGTGGTGGGGACGCTGAACGTCGAGAGCGTCGACGGCGTGACCCTGCATCAGCGCGATTTGGAACTGATGGACGAGGTCGCCGCTCAAGTGGGGCAAGCGCTGGAGCGTGCGCAACTGCTCTCAGCCGTAAGCCTGAGCGAATCCCGCTACCGGCTGCTGGCCGAGAGCATGACCGACTTGGTGTGCTTACACGCCCGGGAAGGCCAACTCACCTATGTCAGTCCGTCTGTCACCGCGCTGCTGGGTTACCTGCCCGAAGACATTTTGGGACAGTTCCCCGATGAGTTTGTGCATCCTGACGATCACGAAAAAATCAAGAATGCCATTTTGCAAACGCCGTCGCCGCAATTTGATCTGTTGCGGCTGCGGCTGCGCCACCAGCAAGGCCACTGGATCTGGTTTGAAACCAGCAGCGCCCCGGTACAGTCTGGAGACGGTCAGTGGCAATCGACTTCCCGCGACATCAGCGAACGCCACCACATCGAGCAGCAGCTGGCCTACGAAGCGCGTCACGATTCGCTGACGGGGCTGGCCAACCGCAGTTTGTTTGAAGGCCGCCTGCAAGCCTGCTTGGAAGAAGCCCAACAAACAGGCAACACCAATTACGCCGTTTTATTTTTGGATGTCGACCGCTTTAAGGTCATCAACGACAGCTTAGGCCACCGAATCGGCGACGACTTGCTGCGGGCGCTTGCCGAGCGGCTGGCCGCCAACATACCGCCGAACGAACTGCTGGCCCGTCTGGGCGGCGACGAATTTGCCATTTTGCTGTCTCAGCATGCTCCCGACGCCGAACGCCTCGCCGGCCGCCTGACCAAAGCGCTCAGGCAACCGCTGAAAGTCGGCGGCCACGATTTGCGCCTGAGCATCAGCATCGGCATCGCGCCGGGCCGGGCCGAATACACTGAGACCGGCGACGTGCTGCGCGACGCCGACCTCAGCATGTATGAAAGCAAGCACCGGCAACGCACGCGGGCCAGTTCGGCTTACCGGGTGTTTGACCGCAGCTTGCATGAGCGTGCCCTGCGGCGGCTGCAGATTGAAGCTGAACTCGGCGCGGCCATCGAGGCGCGGCAACTGCATCTGTTTTATCAACCGGTGGTGCAGCTGAGCAGCAACCGGATCTTGGGCTTCGAGGCGCTGGCCCGCTGGCAGCATTCCGAACTCGGTGCCGTTCAGCCCAGTGAGTTTTTGAGCGTCGCCGAGGAAACTGGACTCATCTGGCCGTTGGGTCAGTGGGTCTTAGAAGAAGCCTGCCAGCAGCTCAGCCTCTGGCAGCAGCAGCAACCCGAGCGGTCCCTGCATCTCAACGTCAATTTGTCGCCGCATCAGTTTCAGCAATCCGACGTCATTCGGCAAGTGCAGCGGGCCATTCGCAAAAGCGGCTGCGCGGCGCACGGCCTCAATCTTGAGATCACCGAGGGAGCCATGCTGCACGCCAGCGCCGCTCAAACCATCACCGCCCTCAGAGAGTTGGGGCTCGGCGTTCAGGTAGACGATTTCGGCACCGGCTACTCTTCGCTGGCCTCGCTGCACCGCTTTAACCTCACCGCCCTGAAAATCGACCGCAGTTTCGTGGAAAATTTGGGAAGTGATCCGGCCAGTCAGGGCATCGTGCAGGCCATTTTGAAATTGGCCGAAGCGCTCAAACTCGACGTGATCGCTGAGGGCATCGAAACCTCTGAGCAGCGCCGCAGTTTGCTGGACTTGGATTGCCAAGTTGGACAGGGCTATTTATTCTCACCCGCCGTCAGCGCCGTGGAGGCCACCAAACTGTGGCAGCGTTGCGGCGGCGCGGCAAACGAAGGGGGAGCTGCACCAACCCAGCGCAACTCCCCTGCCCTCCCTACCTCACTGCCCAAACCTTCTTAG
- a CDS encoding heavy metal translocating P-type ATPase — MTTPNTATPNRFAAPARQPRFNLSPELRFAVLMTGLTLVGLLVGVAGQYLLKQPIIMWVGYVVAYLAGGIPAGREALHSLFVEKKLDVDLLMVVAALGAASIGQAADGAILLFLFSLSNTLQDWAMGRTKHAISALMDLNPAGATLRRDGRERWCELGDIQIGDVLIIKPGERIAADARVTLGQTAVDESPITGESLPIDKAVGAELASGTVNLNGSVEAEVIRPAGDSTLAKLVALMEQAQTAKSRTETMTERWESPYATVVLVLVPLVFVLLRYGFNLGVDTSWYRAMTFMVVASPCAVVISTPAVMLSAMAAAARGGVLFKSSAAMDTLARVNTVAFDKTGTLTQAKMTVARIVADDETGALALAAGLESHSEHPIAQAVVTAARAQNVSFAAVRNAQAIPGMGIEAELDSVRQGGVKEGSVDKVWAGNLRLMEREGASLTPAQAAALRELNTEGSSTVIVGVGSRVMAVMGVSDTLRPGITEAIAGLRAAGVEHQVMLTGDKSEVAQAVAHQIGLTEYRAELLPEDKLRIMGELTGPLAMVGDGVNDAPALARADLGIAVASGTDVAIESADVVLMKNDLGKLAGAVKLAKDARRTVILNLAFAFGVILIIAPLAVAGHIPLPLGVVAHEGGTVFVVFMGLRLLRHRL, encoded by the coding sequence ATGACCACCCCCAACACTGCGACACCAAACCGTTTTGCCGCCCCGGCACGTCAACCCCGCTTCAACCTTTCGCCCGAATTGCGTTTTGCCGTCCTGATGACTGGCCTGACCTTGGTGGGCCTGCTGGTGGGCGTGGCGGGGCAATACCTTCTCAAGCAGCCGATCATCATGTGGGTCGGCTACGTCGTCGCTTACCTGGCCGGGGGCATTCCTGCCGGGCGCGAGGCGCTGCACAGCTTGTTCGTGGAAAAAAAGCTGGACGTGGACTTGCTGATGGTGGTGGCCGCTCTGGGCGCGGCGAGCATCGGGCAAGCGGCGGACGGCGCGATTTTGCTGTTTTTGTTCAGCCTCAGCAACACTCTCCAGGACTGGGCGATGGGCCGCACCAAGCACGCCATCAGCGCCCTGATGGATCTGAATCCGGCGGGAGCCACCCTGCGCCGTGACGGACGCGAACGCTGGTGCGAACTGGGAGACATTCAAATTGGTGACGTGCTAATCATCAAGCCCGGCGAGCGAATTGCCGCCGACGCCCGCGTGACGCTGGGACAGACGGCGGTGGACGAGTCTCCCATCACCGGCGAGAGCTTGCCAATTGACAAGGCTGTGGGCGCAGAACTCGCTTCCGGCACGGTCAACCTCAACGGCAGCGTGGAAGCAGAAGTGATTCGCCCCGCGGGAGACAGCACACTGGCCAAGCTGGTGGCGCTGATGGAGCAGGCCCAGACCGCCAAGAGCCGCACCGAAACCATGACCGAGCGCTGGGAAAGCCCGTACGCCACAGTGGTGCTGGTACTGGTGCCGCTGGTGTTCGTGCTGCTACGCTACGGGTTTAACCTGGGAGTAGACACCTCTTGGTACCGCGCCATGACCTTTATGGTGGTGGCCAGCCCCTGCGCGGTAGTCATCAGCACGCCCGCCGTGATGCTCAGCGCTATGGCGGCGGCGGCACGCGGCGGGGTGCTGTTCAAGAGCAGCGCGGCGATGGACACCCTGGCCCGCGTCAACACCGTCGCCTTCGACAAGACCGGCACCCTGACCCAGGCGAAAATGACGGTGGCCCGCATAGTGGCCGACGATGAAACGGGGGCGCTGGCTCTGGCCGCCGGGCTGGAAAGCCACAGCGAACACCCGATTGCGCAGGCCGTGGTGACGGCGGCGCGGGCGCAGAACGTCTCGTTCGCCGCCGTCAGGAACGCGCAGGCCATCCCCGGCATGGGCATTGAGGCCGAGCTGGACAGTGTTAGGCAGGGCGGTGTTAAGGAGGGCAGTGTTGACAAAGTCTGGGCCGGAAACCTCCGCTTGATGGAGCGGGAGGGAGCCAGCCTGACGCCCGCTCAGGCCGCCGCCCTGCGCGAGCTGAACACCGAGGGCAGCAGCACCGTGATCGTGGGCGTGGGAAGCCGCGTGATGGCCGTGATGGGCGTGTCCGATACCCTGCGCCCCGGCATTACCGAGGCCATCGCGGGTCTGCGGGCAGCGGGCGTGGAGCATCAGGTGATGCTGACCGGCGACAAATCGGAAGTGGCGCAGGCCGTGGCCCACCAAATTGGCCTGACCGAATACCGTGCCGAGCTGCTGCCTGAAGACAAGCTGCGGATCATGGGCGAGTTGACCGGCCCACTGGCGATGGTCGGCGACGGCGTGAACGACGCTCCCGCTCTGGCCCGCGCCGATCTGGGCATCGCGGTGGCCAGCGGCACCGACGTGGCCATCGAGAGCGCCGACGTGGTGCTGATGAAAAACGATCTGGGCAAGCTGGCGGGCGCGGTCAAGCTGGCCAAAGACGCTCGCCGCACCGTGATTCTCAATCTGGCCTTTGCCTTCGGAGTCATTTTGATCATCGCGCCGCTGGCGGTGGCCGGACACATTCCCCTGCCGCTGGGTGTGGTCGCGCACGAGGGCGGCACCGTTTTCGTGGTGTTCATGGGGCTGCGGCTGCTGCGTCACCGACTGTGA
- the pyrE gene encoding orotate phosphoribosyltransferase, protein MSESSPPLDVLALYKEAGALHEGRFLLASGRHSPYFLQSTTLLQYPQHTAVLGAALAEKLKAADLKPDFVIGPAMGGVVLAYEVAKELGTRALFAEKDGQGGMKIREAFSVTPGQTFVAVEDVLTTGGSVLKAVRAAEAYGAVCLGVACLVDRRKQTGPLDGYPLTSLLELYFETYPPDEVPAWLEERELQEI, encoded by the coding sequence ATGTCTGAATCTTCTCCCCCACTCGACGTGCTGGCCCTCTACAAAGAGGCCGGAGCGCTGCACGAAGGCCGCTTCCTGCTGGCCTCGGGGCGGCACTCACCTTACTTTTTGCAGTCCACCACTTTGCTTCAGTATCCCCAGCACACTGCCGTACTCGGCGCAGCGCTGGCGGAGAAACTCAAGGCCGCAGACCTTAAACCCGATTTCGTGATCGGCCCGGCGATGGGCGGCGTGGTGCTGGCTTACGAAGTCGCCAAAGAGCTCGGCACACGGGCGCTGTTTGCCGAGAAAGACGGACAAGGCGGCATGAAAATCCGTGAAGCGTTCAGCGTTACGCCGGGGCAGACATTCGTGGCGGTCGAAGATGTGCTGACCACTGGCGGCAGTGTGCTGAAAGCGGTGCGGGCCGCCGAAGCTTACGGCGCAGTCTGCCTCGGCGTGGCCTGCCTCGTCGACCGCCGCAAGCAAACGGGGCCGCTGGACGGTTATCCGCTGACCTCGCTGCTGGAGCTGTACTTTGAAACCTACCCGCCGGATGAAGTTCCGGCGTGGCTGGAAGAGCGGGAACTGCAAGAGATTTGA
- a CDS encoding DNA topology modulation protein FlaR encodes MQPRASQPQAMQSRVRQRVMVVGSPGAGKSTFARQLAQSSGLPLTHLDDLYWRPGWVRPPPEVWQVQMGEAVSAERWILDGNYAGTLHLRAQRADTAIVLAYPRGLCLRRAIVRAVFKRRPDAKELGKEPLDWAFLRFIWTFPKLGKQQLEQLRAVPHLEVVVLRNDEQARTFLARC; translated from the coding sequence ATGCAGCCCCGAGCCAGCCAGCCCCAAGCCATGCAGTCCCGAGTCAGGCAGCGCGTGATGGTCGTCGGCAGCCCCGGCGCGGGCAAAAGCACTTTTGCACGGCAGCTCGCCCAAAGCAGCGGCTTGCCGCTGACCCACCTCGACGATCTGTACTGGCGGCCCGGTTGGGTCAGGCCGCCGCCGGAAGTGTGGCAAGTCCAGATGGGTGAGGCCGTCAGCGCCGAGCGTTGGATTTTAGACGGCAACTACGCGGGTACGCTCCACCTCCGGGCGCAGCGGGCCGACACCGCTATCGTGCTGGCTTATCCGAGGGGATTGTGCCTACGGCGGGCCATTGTGCGGGCCGTTTTCAAGCGCCGCCCCGACGCCAAGGAGCTCGGCAAAGAGCCGCTGGACTGGGCCTTTTTGCGCTTCATCTGGACATTTCCGAAACTGGGTAAGCAGCAACTTGAGCAGTTGCGGGCCGTGCCCCATTTGGAAGTGGTGGTGTTGCGGAACGATGAGCAAGCGCGGACGTTTCTGGCACGGTGTTGA
- a CDS encoding ABC transporter permease, with translation MIAFLATLFSVTFAGIFIRSTVPLLLTALGGLYSERSGVVNIALEGLIIFGALAGAIITKELDAPLGAAAPWVGWLGGMVVGGMIAWIHAVLSIKYRADQVISGTAINLLATGVPAVVLTALYDSSTESPPVVHALPLWGVGDLKFSPPVYFALIAVAVTWYVLYRTPYGLRLRASGEHPGAASSMGVNVKAMRYSAVVLSGVLAGTAGVFLSIGNLDSYVRNISAGAGFIALAALIFGQWKPLGVFAATLLFGFLQALSIQLGGGNLLPGSLVQALPYLITVLALIFTGRSRAPKAVGKPLD, from the coding sequence GTGATCGCATTCTTGGCAACGCTTTTCAGCGTCACGTTCGCCGGTATTTTTATCCGCTCCACCGTGCCGCTGCTGCTCACCGCGCTGGGCGGGCTGTACTCCGAGCGCAGCGGCGTGGTCAATATCGCCCTGGAGGGGCTGATCATCTTCGGCGCTTTGGCCGGCGCGATCATCACCAAAGAACTCGACGCGCCGCTCGGAGCCGCCGCGCCGTGGGTGGGCTGGCTCGGCGGCATGGTGGTGGGCGGCATGATCGCCTGGATTCACGCCGTCCTGAGCATCAAGTACCGCGCCGATCAGGTGATCTCCGGCACCGCCATCAACTTGCTGGCCACGGGCGTGCCGGCAGTGGTGCTGACGGCCCTCTACGACTCCAGCACCGAAAGCCCCCCGGTTGTTCACGCGCTGCCGCTGTGGGGCGTGGGCGACCTTAAATTCAGCCCGCCAGTGTATTTTGCGTTGATCGCGGTGGCCGTGACGTGGTACGTGCTTTACCGCACGCCTTACGGCCTGCGCCTGCGGGCCAGCGGCGAACATCCCGGCGCGGCGTCGAGCATGGGCGTCAATGTCAAGGCCATGCGCTACAGCGCCGTGGTTTTGTCGGGGGTGCTGGCGGGCACGGCGGGCGTCTTTCTGAGCATCGGCAACTTGGATTCCTACGTGCGCAACATCAGCGCGGGCGCGGGATTTATCGCGCTAGCGGCACTGATTTTCGGGCAGTGGAAGCCGCTGGGCGTTTTTGCGGCCACCTTACTCTTCGGCTTTTTGCAAGCACTCTCCATTCAGCTCGGCGGCGGCAATTTGTTGCCCGGCAGTCTGGTGCAGGCGCTGCCGTACCTGATCACCGTGCTGGCCCTGATCTTTACGGGCCGCAGCCGCGCTCCCAAGGCGGTAGGCAAACCGCTGGACTAA
- the ndk gene encoding nucleoside-diphosphate kinase — protein MERTFAMIKPDGVRRGLTADILARIQRKGYRLVGLKQMVISRETAENHYAEHKERPFFGELVEFITGGPVVAIALEGENAILGWRGMMGATNPANAAPGSIRADFATTTGENVTHGSDSPESAQRELGLFFKAEELLK, from the coding sequence ATGGAACGAACTTTTGCCATGATTAAACCCGACGGTGTTCGCCGGGGTCTGACCGCCGATATTCTCGCCCGCATTCAGCGCAAAGGCTACCGCTTGGTGGGCCTCAAGCAGATGGTCATTTCGCGTGAAACCGCCGAAAACCACTACGCCGAACACAAAGAGCGCCCTTTTTTTGGTGAGCTGGTCGAGTTCATCACCGGCGGCCCAGTGGTGGCGATCGCCTTGGAAGGTGAGAACGCCATTTTAGGCTGGCGCGGCATGATGGGCGCGACCAACCCCGCCAACGCCGCTCCGGGCAGTATCCGCGCCGACTTCGCCACGACCACGGGCGAGAACGTGACCCACGGCTCCGACAGCCCCGAAAGCGCCCAGCGCGAACTGGGCCTGTTCTTTAAAGCCGAAGAACTGCTGAAGTAA
- a CDS encoding ABC transporter permease has translation MSDSARPSPLAARLSLIFTGLAFVGLFLFPYGTLSRNFNAQSLLQRFPSGLINYVGGTFENLPNVSTALTLGWITVLVLAAAIFAAVRRAAWLWLAGAAALVLGIAAILIFNAGLDAAVAELVAKGVRARRIPWTSGGAHLGLFLPVLAGAVTLFAGLSMYPRAWDFLNRLRGLLVPVAAIALAIAVGAVVVLIVQPVPSGLDRPLALGELLTGKLDVVWYVYTTLFAPVTNVQDLFSSLKIATPLIFAGLGVAFGFRAGLFNIGGPGQLTMGGIGAMLVGVYAPLPPVLLLPATVLAAAAGGALWGAIPGLLKARFGSSEVINTIMLNYIASAIFIFLIGSSTFPFLGKTYNLPIKAEGFEAKSNEFQAGARLAPIADLLSFTRGEVTYFSMGPILALLAFGAIYYGLRQVKARLWIGLAAAVVVGFLTWNSLGIPITSSFTTSRLNTSFLIGLVCAVLMGVLLWRTSAGYALRAVGLSPAAAEYGGISVGKNVILAMTLSGALIGLGATHYTMGGALDEYRLKGNMPVNVGFDGIAVALMGQSTPGGVVAAAILFGTVDTGGVNVDRVLDKVNKDIVTVLKALIVLFIAAGGFLSRRITDPPPPTLVKAADAGGPDGGGKLSPSEAAREASTPVPNVGRSSEVISQDMLGGDPVAEENPDKERKS, from the coding sequence ATGTCTGATTCTGCGCGGCCCTCACCGCTGGCAGCCCGGTTAAGCCTGATCTTTACCGGGCTGGCATTCGTCGGCTTGTTTTTGTTTCCCTACGGCACCCTCAGCCGCAATTTCAACGCCCAGTCGCTGCTCCAGCGCTTTCCCAGTGGGCTGATCAACTATGTCGGCGGCACGTTTGAAAATCTGCCGAATGTGAGCACGGCCCTGACACTCGGCTGGATAACGGTACTGGTATTGGCGGCCGCCATCTTCGCCGCCGTGCGCCGCGCCGCTTGGCTGTGGCTGGCTGGCGCGGCGGCGCTGGTGCTGGGTATCGCTGCCATCCTCATCTTTAATGCTGGCCTGGACGCGGCGGTGGCCGAGTTGGTGGCCAAGGGCGTGCGGGCCCGCCGTATTCCTTGGACATCCGGCGGCGCACATTTGGGCTTGTTCTTGCCGGTGCTGGCCGGAGCCGTCACCCTGTTCGCGGGCCTGAGCATGTATCCGCGCGCCTGGGACTTCCTTAACCGCCTACGCGGGTTGTTGGTGCCGGTCGCGGCGATTGCGCTGGCCATCGCGGTGGGCGCGGTGGTCGTGCTGATCGTGCAACCGGTGCCGAGCGGCCTAGACCGTCCTTTGGCGCTGGGCGAGCTCCTCACCGGCAAACTCGACGTGGTCTGGTACGTCTACACCACCTTATTTGCCCCTGTGACCAATGTGCAGGACTTGTTCAGCTCGCTCAAAATCGCCACGCCGCTGATTTTCGCGGGGCTGGGGGTGGCTTTCGGCTTCCGGGCGGGCCTCTTTAACATCGGCGGCCCCGGCCAACTGACCATGGGCGGCATCGGGGCCATGCTGGTGGGCGTCTACGCGCCGCTGCCCCCCGTTTTGTTGCTGCCCGCCACGGTGCTGGCCGCCGCAGCGGGCGGAGCACTCTGGGGCGCGATTCCGGGCCTGCTTAAGGCGCGGTTCGGCTCCAGCGAAGTCATCAATACCATCATGCTCAACTACATCGCCTCGGCCATCTTCATTTTCCTGATCGGCTCGTCCACGTTTCCTTTTTTGGGCAAAACCTACAACCTGCCGATTAAAGCCGAGGGCTTCGAGGCCAAGAGCAACGAGTTTCAAGCGGGGGCAAGGCTCGCTCCGATTGCCGATCTGCTGAGCTTTACACGTGGCGAAGTGACTTATTTTTCGATGGGGCCAATTCTGGCGCTGCTGGCCTTTGGCGCGATTTATTATGGGCTGCGGCAAGTTAAGGCGCGGCTGTGGATTGGGCTGGCGGCGGCGGTGGTGGTCGGTTTCCTGACTTGGAACTCCTTGGGCATTCCGATTACCAGCAGCTTTACCACCAGCCGCCTCAACACCAGCTTCCTGATCGGCTTGGTGTGCGCCGTGCTGATGGGCGTGCTGCTGTGGCGCACCTCGGCGGGCTACGCGCTGCGGGCGGTGGGCCTGAGTCCGGCGGCAGCGGAATACGGCGGCATCAGCGTCGGCAAAAATGTGATTCTGGCCATGACCTTGTCGGGCGCACTGATCGGCCTCGGCGCGACCCACTACACCATGGGCGGAGCGCTCGACGAGTACCGCCTCAAAGGCAACATGCCGGTCAACGTCGGGTTTGACGGCATCGCGGTGGCACTGATGGGCCAGAGCACGCCCGGCGGAGTGGTGGCCGCCGCCATCCTCTTCGGCACGGTGGACACCGGCGGCGTCAACGTCGACCGGGTGCTCGACAAAGTTAACAAAGACATCGTGACGGTGCTCAAGGCCCTGATCGTGCTGTTTATCGCGGCGGGAGGCTTCCTGAGCCGCCGCATCACTGACCCGCCGCCGCCCACGCTGGTTAAGGCCGCCGACGCTGGCGGCCCTGATGGGGGCGGCAAACTTTCGCCGAGTGAAGCGGCCCGCGAAGCTTCGACCCCAGTGCCCAATGTGGGCCGCAGCAGCGAAGTGATTTCTCAAGACATGCTGGGCGGCGACCCGGTGGCTGAGGAAAACCCCGATAAGGAGAGGAAGTCGTGA